One genomic window of Cupriavidus oxalaticus includes the following:
- a CDS encoding helix-turn-helix domain-containing protein yields MAHKPRPQPAPEQFYGLFDATPRLLERHPICQRLSHPAYRLLHLAVDLHDGHSNGHLCLSFTTLNTRYGWNSRDTLGRALAELVDAGLLVRTRQGGRSNGPSLFALPWLDIDSFKGLDLTPEQYASGARTGFRCAKEIRQSAARSGLSARDIADRGISEWLAALSAGPGGGLDHGGTAGPGDGFRGRKTAIAGPGDGAGLARKTGQRKPGRRVQNLTTGPGDGLKRGQKLEVLARLPGTVAYVASGEGISRDDGEEGMNLRSRDDDTPDPAGMLG; encoded by the coding sequence ATGGCGCACAAGCCGAGACCACAACCGGCGCCGGAACAGTTCTATGGCCTCTTTGATGCCACCCCACGCCTGCTGGAACGGCACCCCATCTGCCAGCGACTTTCGCATCCTGCATATCGACTACTACACCTCGCGGTGGACCTGCATGATGGCCACTCCAATGGTCACCTGTGCCTGTCCTTCACCACGCTGAACACCCGCTATGGCTGGAACAGTCGGGACACCTTGGGGCGCGCTCTGGCGGAACTGGTGGACGCCGGCCTGCTGGTGCGCACGCGGCAGGGTGGCCGAAGCAACGGCCCAAGCCTGTTCGCCTTGCCGTGGCTGGACATCGACAGTTTCAAGGGCTTGGACCTGACGCCGGAACAGTACGCAAGCGGCGCACGGACCGGCTTCCGTTGTGCAAAGGAAATACGGCAGTCCGCCGCTCGCAGCGGACTGTCCGCCCGGGACATTGCCGACCGCGGCATTTCGGAATGGCTTGCCGCGCTGTCCGCTGGCCCGGGAGGCGGGCTAGACCACGGCGGAACCGCTGGCCCAGGGGACGGGTTCAGAGGCCGAAAAACCGCGATTGCTGGCCCGGGAGACGGGGCGGGCCTAGCCCGGAAAACGGGTCAGCGTAAGCCCGGGAGACGGGTTCAGAACCTTACAACTGGCCCGGGAGACGGGCTTAAACGGGGGCAAAAATTAGAAGTGCTGGCCCGTCTCCCGGGCACTGTTGCATATGTTGCCAGTGGGGAGGGTATTTCGCGCGACGATGGTGAAGAGGGAATGAACCTTCGGTCCCGGGACGATGACACGCCGGACCCTGCCGGCATGTTGGGCTGA
- a CDS encoding site-specific integrase, translating into MATQAQGLTTRSAYTASPVRLSSAPNRMRLSVREITDAYMANYAGHDRSRPQVLARWCQYLGDWLLSDLNADAIGHALDDMAQTPIRRYVGKDDAGEPIYKDLNLPTPATVARWRALFSAVLTWAIRRRLTPKGWINPCREIELESVRNARLRFLTEGECKRLLRVSRLSSWPKLYLLILMGITTGARRGELMRLRYRDISLAAGTAHLPDTKNGDPRVLPLTAPVLDELRRFGRPASPDHLLFGRPAYPDRPFHFQKPWLKALQDARIEDFRFHDLRHTCASYLAQNGGGLHDIANVLGHRQLDVTRRYAHLTIDSKAALVGRVMGDIA; encoded by the coding sequence ATGGCTACCCAAGCACAAGGGCTGACCACACGGTCAGCCTACACCGCCAGTCCGGTGCGCCTGTCCAGCGCCCCCAACCGGATGCGGCTCTCAGTCCGTGAAATCACGGACGCCTACATGGCCAACTACGCCGGCCATGACCGTTCCCGCCCGCAAGTCCTCGCCCGCTGGTGCCAATACCTTGGCGACTGGCTGCTGTCCGATTTGAACGCCGATGCCATTGGCCACGCGCTGGATGACATGGCGCAGACGCCAATCCGACGCTATGTTGGCAAGGATGACGCCGGTGAACCCATCTACAAGGATTTGAATCTACCGACACCCGCCACGGTGGCCCGCTGGCGGGCGCTGTTCTCCGCCGTGCTGACCTGGGCGATTCGCCGCCGACTCACGCCCAAGGGTTGGATTAATCCGTGCCGCGAAATCGAACTGGAGTCCGTGCGCAACGCCCGCCTTCGGTTTCTCACCGAAGGCGAATGCAAACGCCTGCTGCGGGTGTCGCGCCTGTCGTCATGGCCAAAGCTGTATCTGTTGATTCTGATGGGTATAACCACGGGCGCGCGTCGCGGCGAACTGATGCGCCTGCGCTACCGGGACATCAGCCTGGCGGCCGGCACCGCGCATCTGCCCGACACGAAGAACGGCGACCCTCGCGTGCTACCACTCACTGCGCCCGTGCTGGACGAACTGCGCCGCTTCGGCCGGCCCGCCTCCCCGGACCATCTGCTGTTCGGCCGCCCCGCCTACCCTGACCGGCCTTTCCACTTCCAGAAGCCATGGCTGAAAGCCCTTCAGGACGCCCGCATTGAGGACTTCCGCTTCCATGATTTGCGCCACACATGCGCAAGCTATCTGGCGCAGAACGGCGGCGGACTGCACGATATCGCCAACGTGTTGGGCCACCGGCAATTGGACGTGACCCGACGCTACGCACACTTGACCATTGACAGCAAGGCGGCGTTGGTTGGCCGCGTCATGGGGGACATCGCATGA
- a CDS encoding class 1 fructose-bisphosphatase — MTRISLTRYLVEEQRKHNTIQPELRLLIEVVARACKAISNAVNKGALAGVLGSAGTGNVQGETQQKLDVIANEVLLDANEWGGHLAAMASEEMESFYEIPNRYPKGEYLLLFDPLDGSSNIDVNVSIGTIFSVLHMPKPGQTVTEADFLQPGTHQVAAGYAVYGPQTTLVLTVGNGVHVFTLDREAGSFVLTQSNLMIPEDTKEFAINMSNMRHWAPPVRKYIDECLAGDEGPRGKNFNMRWIASMVADVHRILTRGGVFMYPWDKREPEKAGKLRLMYEANPMAMLVEQAGGAATNGQIRLMDVQPEKLHQRVSVILGSKNEVERVTRYHHEAEGKA; from the coding sequence ATGACTCGCATCAGCCTCACCCGCTACCTGGTCGAGGAGCAGCGCAAGCACAACACGATCCAGCCCGAACTGCGGCTGCTGATCGAAGTGGTCGCGCGCGCCTGCAAGGCCATTTCCAACGCCGTCAACAAGGGCGCGCTCGCCGGCGTGCTCGGCTCGGCCGGCACCGGCAACGTGCAGGGCGAAACCCAGCAGAAGCTGGACGTGATCGCCAATGAAGTGCTGCTCGACGCCAACGAGTGGGGCGGCCACCTCGCCGCGATGGCGTCGGAGGAAATGGAATCGTTCTACGAGATTCCCAACCGCTATCCGAAGGGCGAATACCTGCTGCTGTTCGATCCGCTCGACGGCTCGTCCAACATCGACGTCAACGTGTCGATCGGCACCATCTTCTCGGTGCTGCACATGCCCAAGCCCGGCCAGACCGTGACCGAGGCCGACTTCCTGCAGCCGGGCACCCACCAGGTCGCCGCCGGCTACGCCGTGTACGGTCCGCAGACCACGCTGGTGCTGACCGTCGGTAACGGCGTGCACGTGTTCACGCTGGACCGCGAGGCCGGCAGCTTCGTGCTGACGCAGTCCAACCTGATGATTCCGGAAGACACCAAGGAATTCGCCATCAACATGTCGAACATGCGCCACTGGGCCCCGCCAGTGCGCAAGTACATCGACGAATGCCTGGCCGGCGACGAAGGCCCGCGCGGCAAGAACTTCAACATGCGCTGGATCGCCTCGATGGTCGCCGACGTGCACCGCATCCTGACCCGCGGTGGCGTGTTCATGTATCCGTGGGACAAGCGCGAGCCGGAAAAGGCCGGCAAGCTGCGCCTGATGTATGAAGCCAACCCGATGGCGATGCTGGTCGAGCAGGCTGGCGGTGCCGCCACCAACGGCCAGATCCGCCTCATGGACGTGCAGCCGGAAAAGCTGCACCAGCGCGTGTCGGTGATCCTGGGCTCGAAGAACGAAGTGGAACGCGTCACCCGCTACCATCACGAAGCCGAAGGCAAGGCCTGA
- the pepN gene encoding aminopeptidase N, translated as MLRTDTPVTVYRKDYTAPPFAIDHADLVLDLDPQRTVVTSTLRFARQPGGAADAPLVLCGDELELVGVSLDGKPVANATQDAGTLTIPGLPAQGSLEITTACQPAANTTLSGLYVSNGNFFTQCEAEGFRRITYFLDRPDVMATFRVTLRARRDAYPVLLSNGNLVSKQDLPDGRHEAVWEDPFRKPSYLFALVAGKLECIEERIQSASGKDKLLQVWVEARDLDKTRHAMDSLVHSIRWDEQRFGLELDLDRFMIVAVGDFNMGAMENKGLNIFNTKYVLANAETATDTDFANIEAVVGHEYFHNWTGNRVTCRDWFQLSLKEGLTVFRDQEFSADMMGSESGRAVKRIEDVRVLRQVQFPEDAGPMAHPVRPDSYEEINNFYTVTVYEKGAEVVRMYQTLLGRDGFRKGMDLYFQRHDGQAVTCDDFRAAMADANGRDLAQFGLWYSQAGTPVVTARTAWNADDGSLALTLTQRCPKVGIETRAGTPEKQPFHIPFALGLLGADGKDLPLQLEGEGAPGATTRVLDFTQAEQTFRFINLPRGTEAPLPSLLRNFSAPVIVDAEYTDAQLTFLLAHDSDAFNRWEAGQRLATRALLQLVADVQAGRELRLDPALVQAMRAVLTDDTLNPAFREQALVLPAEAYLAERMGVADPAAIHRARQFMREGLARALKADWLAAYEANATPGPYSPDAASAARRALRNLALGYLADSGDADMHALADQQYQAADNMTDRFAALSALVNSFAPGREHALTDFYERFEDDPLVIDKWFSLQGMQRGSVGKQPGGPHAGKRTIDTVLRLMEHPAFNLRNPNRARSLIFSFCSGNPAQFHAEDGSGYRFWADQVLALDAINPQVAARLARVMDRWQKYELTLRDRMRAELERVAASTTLSRDVREIVGKALAA; from the coding sequence ATGCTGCGCACCGACACGCCCGTTACCGTCTATCGCAAGGACTATACCGCGCCCCCGTTCGCCATCGACCATGCCGACCTGGTGCTCGATCTCGATCCCCAGCGCACCGTCGTCACCAGCACGCTGCGTTTCGCGCGCCAGCCCGGCGGGGCCGCCGACGCGCCGCTGGTGCTGTGCGGCGACGAACTCGAACTGGTCGGCGTCAGCCTGGACGGCAAGCCGGTGGCCAACGCCACCCAGGACGCCGGCACGCTGACCATTCCGGGGCTGCCGGCGCAAGGCTCGCTCGAGATCACGACCGCGTGCCAGCCCGCGGCCAATACCACGCTGTCGGGCCTGTACGTGTCCAACGGCAACTTCTTCACCCAGTGCGAGGCCGAGGGCTTCCGCCGCATCACCTACTTCCTCGACCGCCCGGACGTGATGGCGACCTTCCGCGTCACGCTGCGCGCCCGTCGCGACGCCTACCCGGTGCTGCTGTCCAACGGCAACCTGGTCAGCAAGCAGGACCTGCCCGACGGCCGCCACGAAGCCGTGTGGGAAGACCCGTTCCGCAAGCCGTCGTACCTGTTCGCGCTGGTGGCCGGCAAGCTGGAATGCATCGAGGAGCGGATCCAGTCCGCCTCCGGCAAGGACAAGCTGCTGCAGGTCTGGGTCGAGGCGCGCGACCTGGACAAGACCCGCCACGCGATGGACTCGCTGGTGCATTCGATCCGCTGGGATGAACAGCGCTTCGGGCTGGAACTCGATCTCGACCGCTTCATGATCGTCGCCGTCGGCGACTTCAACATGGGCGCGATGGAGAACAAGGGCCTGAACATCTTCAACACCAAGTACGTGCTGGCCAATGCGGAAACCGCCACCGACACGGACTTCGCCAATATCGAGGCGGTGGTCGGCCACGAATACTTCCACAACTGGACCGGCAACCGCGTGACCTGCCGCGACTGGTTCCAGCTGTCGCTGAAGGAAGGCCTGACCGTGTTCCGCGACCAGGAATTCTCCGCCGACATGATGGGCTCGGAATCGGGCCGCGCGGTCAAGCGCATCGAGGACGTGCGCGTGCTGCGCCAGGTGCAGTTCCCCGAGGACGCCGGTCCGATGGCACACCCGGTTCGCCCCGACAGCTACGAAGAGATCAACAACTTCTACACCGTCACGGTGTACGAGAAAGGCGCCGAGGTTGTGCGCATGTACCAGACCTTGCTGGGCCGCGACGGCTTCCGCAAGGGCATGGACCTGTACTTCCAGCGCCACGACGGCCAGGCCGTCACCTGCGACGACTTCCGTGCGGCGATGGCCGATGCCAATGGCCGTGACCTGGCGCAGTTCGGCCTGTGGTACAGCCAGGCCGGCACGCCGGTGGTGACTGCGCGCACCGCGTGGAACGCCGACGACGGCAGCCTGGCGCTGACGCTGACGCAGCGCTGCCCCAAGGTCGGCATCGAGACCCGCGCCGGCACGCCCGAGAAGCAGCCCTTCCACATCCCGTTCGCGCTCGGCCTGCTCGGCGCCGACGGCAAGGACCTGCCGCTGCAGCTCGAGGGCGAAGGCGCGCCCGGCGCGACCACGCGCGTGCTCGACTTCACGCAGGCCGAGCAGACCTTCCGCTTCATCAACCTCCCGCGCGGGACCGAAGCGCCGCTGCCCTCGCTGCTGCGCAATTTCTCCGCACCGGTGATCGTCGATGCCGAGTACACCGACGCGCAGCTGACCTTCCTGCTGGCGCACGACAGCGACGCCTTCAACCGCTGGGAAGCCGGCCAGCGCCTGGCCACGCGCGCGCTGCTGCAGCTGGTCGCCGACGTGCAGGCCGGCCGCGAGCTCAGGCTCGACCCGGCGCTGGTGCAGGCCATGCGCGCGGTGCTGACCGACGACACGCTCAACCCCGCCTTCCGCGAGCAGGCGCTGGTGCTGCCCGCCGAGGCCTACCTGGCCGAGCGCATGGGCGTGGCCGATCCGGCCGCCATCCACCGCGCCCGCCAGTTCATGCGCGAAGGCCTGGCCCGCGCGCTCAAGGCCGACTGGCTGGCCGCCTACGAGGCCAACGCCACGCCCGGCCCCTACTCGCCGGATGCTGCCTCCGCCGCCAGGCGCGCGCTGCGCAACCTGGCGCTCGGCTATTTGGCCGACAGCGGCGACGCCGACATGCACGCGCTGGCCGACCAGCAGTACCAGGCCGCCGACAACATGACCGACCGCTTCGCCGCGCTGTCGGCGCTGGTCAACAGCTTCGCGCCCGGGCGCGAGCATGCCCTCACCGATTTCTACGAGCGCTTCGAGGACGACCCGCTGGTGATCGACAAATGGTTCTCGCTGCAGGGCATGCAGCGCGGCAGCGTGGGGAAACAGCCGGGCGGTCCGCACGCCGGCAAGCGCACCATCGACACCGTGCTCAGGCTGATGGAGCATCCGGCGTTCAACCTGCGCAACCCCAACCGCGCGCGCTCGCTGATTTTCAGCTTCTGCTCCGGCAACCCGGCGCAGTTCCATGCCGAGGACGGCTCGGGCTACCGCTTCTGGGCCGACCAGGTACTGGCGCTCGACGCCATCAACCCGCAGGTGGCCGCACGGCTGGCGCGGGTGATGGACCGCTGGCAGAAATACGAGCTGACGCTGCGCGACCGCATGCGCGCCGAACTGGAGCGCGTCGCCGCCAGCACCACGCTGTCGCGCGACGTCCGGGAGATCGTCGGCAAGGCGCTGGCCGCCTGA
- a CDS encoding DUF4136 domain-containing protein translates to MGIPGLWALALLVLLLSGCASTVVTDVTAFRQPGWQNDAPRTYSFERTPEQAGQLDRQTYEQWLAEALYDAGYEQVPEKQARYRISMDYDAAPGIVRVAETVYPDPWYGPWGPYWGPYWGPGYYRPWGPWGPWGPWGPGYWPPQTVVRDVPVLFSNLRVYFRDAASGKRVYQVTAQNQTENGSLPATMPYLIRSAFADFPGDSGRPRRVTLEVEKPQK, encoded by the coding sequence ATGGGAATCCCGGGCCTCTGGGCGCTGGCGCTACTGGTGCTGCTGCTGTCGGGCTGCGCCAGTACCGTGGTGACCGATGTCACCGCTTTCCGGCAGCCCGGCTGGCAGAACGATGCGCCGCGCACCTACAGCTTCGAGCGCACGCCGGAGCAGGCGGGCCAGCTGGACCGCCAGACCTACGAGCAATGGCTGGCCGAGGCGCTGTACGACGCCGGCTACGAACAGGTGCCGGAGAAGCAGGCGCGCTACCGCATCAGCATGGATTACGACGCCGCGCCCGGCATCGTGCGCGTGGCCGAGACGGTCTATCCCGATCCCTGGTATGGCCCGTGGGGGCCCTATTGGGGGCCGTACTGGGGGCCCGGCTATTACCGCCCGTGGGGTCCATGGGGGCCGTGGGGCCCGTGGGGACCGGGCTACTGGCCGCCGCAGACGGTGGTGCGCGACGTGCCGGTGCTGTTCTCTAACCTGCGCGTCTATTTCAGGGACGCTGCCAGCGGCAAGCGGGTCTACCAGGTCACGGCGCAGAACCAGACCGAGAACGGCAGCCTGCCGGCGACGATGCCATACCTGATCCGCAGCGCCTTCGCGGACTTTCCGGGGGACAGCGGGCGGCCGCGGCGGGTCACGCTGGAAGTCGAAAAGCCGCAGAAATAG
- a CDS encoding NADP-dependent malic enzyme, with protein sequence MSSQNSGDAPQHAPNSPEAQLRLAALEYHRSPTKGKIQVTATKALSNQRDLSLAYSPGVAYACEEIAKDPATAAEYTSRANLVAVVTNGTAVLGLGDIGPLAGKPVMEGKGCLFKKFAGIDVFDIELDARDPDKIVEIVAALEPTLGGVNLEDIKAPECFYIEQKLRERMNIPVFHDDQHGTAIISTAALLNGLKVVGKDVGTVKMAVSGAGAAAIACLDTMVSLGVKRENISVVDSKGVIYVGRDANMEANKARYAQDTSARTLADIVKGADVFLGCSTAGVLTGDMVKTMADKPIILALANPEPEIRPEVAKAARPDCIIATGRSDYPNQVNNVLCFPYIFRGALDCGATKITEAMKLACVKAIADLAEAELNEAVAAAYGGRELKFGPDYIIPTPFDQRLIEKIAPAVAKAAEESGVATRPIQDLEAYRQQLSTYVYHTGLIMKPVFSAAKAAPKRVAYAEGEEERVLRAVQGVVDEGLARPTLIGRPHVIQMRIEKAGLRLKPGVDFDLVNPEEDPRYRAYHEAYHALRGRDGVTPDMAKVALRRSNTLIGTMLMHMGDADALLCGTVGRFEAHLEHVRDVIGLAPGARVFAAMNALMLEKHTLFITDTFVNDDPTAEELAAIAQLAAEEIRRFGLHPKAALMSHSMFGSSTRPSARKMREAAAILAKAAPHLEVEGEMQGDAALDEDVRRHFLPSTQLAGSANLLVMPTLDAANIAFNLLKITGGQGVTVGPILLGAAKPVHILNPQATTRRIVNMTAVAVAECNAIR encoded by the coding sequence ATGAGCAGCCAGAACAGCGGTGATGCACCGCAACATGCCCCGAACAGTCCTGAAGCGCAACTGCGCCTCGCTGCACTGGAATACCACCGCAGTCCCACCAAGGGAAAGATCCAGGTAACGGCGACCAAGGCGCTGTCCAACCAGCGCGACCTGTCGCTGGCCTACTCGCCGGGCGTCGCGTACGCCTGCGAGGAAATCGCCAAGGATCCCGCTACCGCCGCCGAATACACCTCGCGCGCCAACCTGGTGGCCGTGGTGACCAACGGCACCGCCGTGCTGGGCCTGGGCGACATCGGCCCGCTGGCCGGCAAGCCGGTGATGGAGGGCAAGGGCTGCCTGTTCAAGAAGTTCGCCGGCATCGACGTGTTCGACATCGAGCTGGATGCACGCGACCCGGACAAGATCGTCGAGATCGTCGCCGCGCTGGAACCCACGCTTGGCGGCGTGAACCTGGAAGACATCAAGGCGCCGGAATGCTTCTATATCGAGCAGAAGCTGCGCGAGCGCATGAACATCCCCGTCTTCCATGATGACCAGCACGGCACGGCCATCATTTCGACGGCGGCGCTGCTCAATGGCCTGAAGGTGGTGGGCAAGGACGTCGGCACCGTGAAGATGGCGGTGTCGGGCGCCGGCGCCGCGGCGATCGCCTGCCTTGACACCATGGTCAGCCTTGGCGTGAAGCGCGAGAACATCTCCGTGGTGGACTCCAAGGGCGTGATTTACGTTGGCCGCGACGCCAACATGGAAGCCAACAAGGCCCGCTACGCGCAGGACACCTCGGCGCGCACGCTGGCTGACATCGTCAAGGGCGCGGACGTCTTCCTGGGCTGCTCGACCGCCGGCGTGCTGACCGGCGACATGGTCAAGACCATGGCCGACAAGCCCATCATCCTGGCGCTGGCCAACCCCGAGCCGGAAATCCGCCCGGAAGTGGCCAAGGCCGCGCGCCCGGACTGCATCATCGCGACCGGCCGTTCGGACTATCCGAACCAGGTCAACAACGTGCTGTGCTTCCCGTATATCTTCCGCGGCGCGCTCGATTGCGGCGCGACCAAGATCACGGAAGCGATGAAGCTGGCCTGCGTGAAGGCGATCGCCGATCTGGCCGAAGCCGAGCTGAACGAGGCCGTGGCCGCCGCCTACGGTGGCCGCGAGCTGAAGTTCGGCCCCGACTACATCATCCCGACGCCGTTCGACCAGCGCCTGATCGAGAAGATCGCGCCGGCGGTGGCCAAGGCCGCTGAAGAGTCCGGCGTGGCCACGCGTCCGATCCAGGATCTGGAAGCCTATCGCCAGCAGCTGTCGACCTACGTCTACCACACCGGCCTGATCATGAAGCCGGTGTTCTCGGCCGCCAAGGCCGCGCCCAAGCGCGTCGCCTATGCCGAAGGCGAGGAGGAGCGCGTGCTGCGCGCGGTGCAGGGCGTGGTCGACGAAGGGCTGGCACGCCCGACCCTGATCGGCCGTCCGCACGTGATCCAGATGCGCATCGAGAAGGCCGGCCTGCGCCTGAAGCCGGGCGTGGACTTCGATCTGGTCAACCCGGAAGAAGACCCGCGCTACCGCGCCTACCACGAGGCCTACCACGCGCTGCGCGGCCGCGACGGCGTCACGCCGGACATGGCCAAGGTGGCGCTGCGCCGCTCCAACACGCTGATCGGCACCATGCTGATGCACATGGGCGACGCCGACGCGCTGCTGTGCGGCACCGTCGGCCGCTTCGAGGCGCACCTGGAGCATGTGCGCGACGTGATCGGCCTGGCGCCGGGTGCCAGGGTGTTCGCCGCGATGAACGCGCTGATGCTTGAAAAGCATACGCTGTTCATCACCGACACCTTCGTCAATGACGATCCCACCGCCGAGGAACTGGCCGCGATCGCGCAGCTGGCCGCCGAGGAGATCAGGCGCTTCGGGCTGCATCCCAAGGCCGCGCTGATGTCGCACTCGATGTTCGGTTCTTCGACCCGCCCGTCGGCGCGCAAGATGCGCGAGGCTGCCGCGATCCTGGCCAAGGCGGCACCGCACCTGGAAGTGGAAGGCGAGATGCAAGGCGATGCCGCCCTGGACGAAGACGTGCGCCGCCACTTCCTGCCGTCGACCCAGCTGGCCGGCAGCGCCAACCTGCTGGTGATGCCGACGCTGGACGCCGCCAATATCGCGTTCAACCTGCTCAAGATCACGGGCGGGCAGGGCGTGACCGTGGGCCCGATCCTGCTGGGCGCGGCCAAGCCGGTGCACATCCTGAACCCGCAGGCGACCACGCGCCGCATCGTCAACATGACGGCGGTGGCGGTGGCGGAGTGCAATGCTATCCGCTGA